Below is a window of Arabidopsis thaliana chromosome 2, partial sequence DNA.
aaaaaaaaaaaaaaaggattttgattttcttacggaaaaaaaaagtctcgAGAATTTCTTCTAGTAATGCATGTACGTTGAACGTTTAAAGGTTTTAAGACAATATATCGTGAAACCGATGTTTGTCCCCATATAGGTAAGTGGAATGGGTCACGAGAAAGGTACGTGTGTGTTCGTTGACAAAAACTCCATTAAGTCTGATGTTTATTCTCTGTTGTCTCAGCTCTCACGTGGTAAACACAACAGAAATATAGCTGACACGTGTAAACGTCGGTGTCTTAACGTCAATTTTTTCTTGTCCCATGAAATTTTCCAAgctttaaaataaagaaagttcTTAAACACGAAAATTCGAAAGTTCTTAAAGCACCAAATAATGGAACTGGACATGTTCATTGTATCGTCCGCGTCACAAAAAGCAGAAAGATGTCAGCATTTACTTAAATtcttacaacaacaacaaatggGAAGAGAGTGTAAGTTCATTGCATTTGCGAGAGAAATCGTTacgtcttctcttctctcctccttAACCAGTATACATTGTACATATCTAtaaatttgtgaaataaatcccTGCCGTTCATTTTGACTGTTTATTTCGATACGAATTAAACTCAATATTTGGATATAATGCAATCTCAATAATATAAAGAAGCATTTATTCAGTCGGTATTCAGCAATTAATGATACCTAAAAGGttttattacattttaatCCAACTTTTAAAATCATCTTTTAACGAGTGACGTACATTTGATTGGACCCACTAACCACCCCAATTTAAAGCATCGTCACCTATAAAATCTCTCAAATTAGAAATAACCAACGACCGTGGAGAAAAATTTGTTGCTcgagagaggaaaaaaaactaatcaaagaCTGTTTTCTTGTGAATTATCGACATTTGATAATGCTTTAAATCGTGTCGTGTTACTACTTTAGGTTGAATAATAAAGAGTCtcaaaatcgttttttttttttacatttcattacatctaataaaataaataaataaaaaagaattatgcatcgtatatatatatacttatagaATCAATGATTTTAATGAGGAAATTCTATCATCCTCGATTTATAAAGTTGGATCATTTATTTTGTCGATATTAGATAACGAGATTTGTCGTGATGTTTTCAATAGATTATGTGGTTACATTTGGAAAGcgagaaatgaaaaagtattTTATTGCGGaacttataaaatattgttaaatatGGTGTgagatttttcctttttcaaaaaCGGCGTGAGAGTAATTGAGAATTACATTaggaaaacaaatcatgaaGTATATGGGAAACCACCATATGAACATATCAAACTTGAGAAAGCTAAGATACAAACATGAAATATAGGCATGACCAAAATTTTCCTTAATATTTCCAAATAAATCGCTCATGAAATTTTTCCATTACATTTGGGGATGAAATTTGTTCTCTGAACTATAGCGATCATTCTTTCGAATGGAATTGGATACCAAATCGTCGAGGCAGATTGTTCAGAGTTGATCAAAATTATCCATTCTTCTATAGAATGGTCAGCTTTTCCCAATATTATAGACGAGTTATGCATAATTCATAATAAAGTGATTCATGCGTACTGTATGGTGGATTGTTGGCCCACTCTTctagaattttgtttcatgCATTTTAATTAGCttacaaataaataacaaaacgGTTTCAAGTTTTTCTTACGAACTTCCAAAGCGATTCAAGAACGTTAAGCGAGAACTGATTCCTTAACTTATGAGTGACGTTACGGaacaagtaaaataaaaaaaataaaaaaaaaaatcatgctTGCATTTATTTTCAGAGTGAAATGTAGAAACTCGAATCTATGATCATCTGAGTActggaaaataatatatggcatgaatcatgatgatataatatatCTGATATCTGTATGCTTAATTAAATGATCAATCGGAATTGGTTCAACTGattagaaaattagaaattacACTTCAAATTTTACAATGACTCTTACCAGACGATCCAACTCGAATCACCctaaaacgaaaagaaaagaaaaaacataaaaagggtctaaattttaatcatatagAAACTGCATGGATTCACAATTATCATCAAACGACGACGCATTCACATATGTGAGTTGAGTCATCTGGATCATCGACTCATTGTCTCACTACCATCACATTACATGCCTAGAAGTAGTGTcaaaggaagatgaagagagaaaatgagcTTGATGAGGTGGATAATAAATGGCTAAGTAAATAAGCATTAGCATCAGCACCACCGGAATTCCCATCAATATCATCGGCGGCGGCGGAAGCGGCGGCAGAACGGCTGGAAGAACCGCCAATAGCACCATCACCACTCCAATCACAAACATTTCGACGATCCTTTCGTATGTAAATCTTATTTACTTTCTTAGTTGATgcacctatatatatataatgtcaaataagattttaataactttttctttctttaattatgtttttgttcgttttccttttttatgtgtgtgagagagaaagacgTTACAGCTTACAGGTGAAGCTCATGCACTGACCAACACCATTTGCTTATTCACCCAAtgacaaaattaaacaacCCTTTAccattctttttatttatttttattcagtAGTATATGTTAATTTACATAggaatttgaaatatttactttaaatgtcattttctttttttaacatgtAAGGGAAAAAATATTCTCCATATTAAGTAATAataactgatttttttctcttgttaatgaaattgaaatttgataaAGCTCCATATTAAAAGTATACACTACACACATTTTAGGAGAAATGAAATGTGTGTGTAATGTGTATTGTTGATATCTGGAAAACAAAACGCAAtttatattatacatatatatatatataattatatacatgtttaTGTGTATTGACATCATATAGGTTGTTTaaccaaatttataattaaaaaaaaaaaactaaatgaaatatataaaggGACGTTTGACATAGGTAAGGCTAGCTATGTATTAACGTGTCGGCTTAAACTATTTTCCATTAATGTGCCATTAGATGACTGAAACCGCAAGGAGGGTTGGTGAATTTTAGAGGAGAGAATATGTTTGATACTCTGAATCTGATGAATTAAATCGTCGTAAGTGTATTTATTTCATCTTATTCCATATACATAATACATCTAACCCAATTTATTGCGATTCTCCATTTAGATTTTTCTCAACGGCTACtaaaattgagtttttttttttcggtttaatctttatatttttttaaaataaaaaagttcgTGTATTCTATTTTGGTTCTCAAGTGAAGTGTTGAGGTTTGATTCTTAGGCAAGTGGGGATCAGAACAATGTTGCTTCTGTCTTCGATTTGGTTTTGCATAGTCCCTTTCATAGGCTCTCCTCTTCTACAAAccctttaatttcttttactcggactttttcctttttcaagatgaaatttttttaaactaaaactttTACAATAGAGGCTTTATTCTTTGAATCTAGAATAATCAGTAATCACAAACTCATTAATTTGATGAGTTTTGTTGGACTTAAATATGTGGTGGATAGGAAGATTAACCGGAAGAGATATAATGAACTTTAAGAACTTAAAAACGATCCTTGAAAGTCAAAAAAACCAATAACAGAGGAGAGTAGAATCAAGGTCGGTTTAATCCGGGCCTAGAAAGATAGCGAGACGAACCCTcaagaaacatatttattcataattatGTTCCCAcccttttgtcttctttttttttgtaaataataattatttttaattgtgaATAACTATATACGGagtatttgtttatattttaacaatataaataagaaaagagcATTATATGCCACACTTCGGAGCCCCATAATGAGAGTTCCAAACATTTGACTTTGTCTGGGAACATTTGAGTTTGTAATCAAAACAAGCACATTCGGTGTCTAGGGCTTATATGATGAGTCACGTAATCATCACTTAATTTATccgaacttttttttttcctttttccaaaTGTATCTCTAAGGTTACGTACGATTCAGTCGTTAAAGCCCTTAATCTCGTTaccaatcaaaccaaaaaaaaaaaaaaaaaaacaaggagcAAAATTTCAAAACGTATGCATTCCATTCTCATTTGTATGTGTAGGTGCAGTGGATCTGATTTTTGTGGACAAATTAAATGCCTTCTCGtatgctttttgttttgtcgaaAGATAGAGACCCGATAAAGCGAAgacaaatttttctttaatcatttataaaattatttaattctttttctccCTTGAATTTGGTCAaatatccttttcttttgtacatTGTCCCGAATGTCACCCACACTATTTCCCCGGATAAATCATCTCATATAGTATGACACAGTACTTCACCGGACAGAAATTCGTtacaaattttggtttgtggatctttcttgtttcagttttcaaaGTTGGAGATCTAAATTTTAGGATCAAATAGTGTTAAACTGTAAGGTCATCTTGGATCAAAATTAAGATAATGTGGAAGTTCGATGAAAAAATAAGTAACTTAAAATACTCTGATCCCCAAATATCACGAGAATATTAGAGTATATTTCTAAGGATATCATCTAATTGTTGACAAAAAGGATACATcttgtaattaattatttaaaaaaatgattttgtaattCCTTTTCATTTACCTCTTTAATGTCCAATCTATAAATGTATACTTGGTTTTGAGTGGTTAACATAACAACGTCATAAAACGTagagaatcaacaaaaagagattaaatTTGAAACTATTTCTTTTCAACCCACTTGTTGTGATATTGGAACGTAGTGTGTAAATAGATGCATGCATGATATTGGTGAAGTCAAtccatctttcttttgaaattaacTTGGTTCTTTGAGTTATATCACTAGACCAACGAATTAGACCAACGATAATGCTCACCCCCAAACTATTTTCACAGTATAATTCACAAATTCGTTACACAATCATGAGTTAGCTAGTGACTCTTTTATCTGGCAGCCATCGTGCATACAAGtcaaatatataacttttctTGATATTGTTCTTCAAATTCCAGAAATCATTGGCACAAAACTAAATGATCTAACACAGTTGTATACATGGGACTTTTTTTGGTCGAATAGGTATATCGAAAGGATAAACATTACGTTTTGAAACAATTAGGAAAAtatgtaaaaccaaaaaaaataaaaacttattgAAAGATCATTAATCCAAAATCACTTTTGACCATATTAAAAGAATCTAATTGTGTGTGTCGATGACTTGTGAACAGATGGCACATCCACTTACTCTATCTCTCGGACATCAAAGGACGATTCCCAGTTTTACAATGTGTAATAACATAGTGGGGTCCACACTAGacccaataaaaaaatctagttgtacaaacaaactttattaaataaacaaGTGATAGATTATGTAAAAGTGTCTCTGATTACAAATTATGGTGTTGCAATTATCAAGTAATTTTGCATCCTAACCGCTATTATCAAATAGTGGTTCCAATCTAATATTAAGGTCGATTATTTTTAACATCTTTCTTCGGCATCTTTTGACactttttatattcttaaaagtttataaatcaCAGCTTgaccattttttgtttagtttagttataaaaaaaaaagaattaatgaTGCTTTCAATACTTTGgaaaaatttacataatttttgaataagaATCGATTTAAAGAACATGGAAAATAGAGTCTTTGATAACTCATTTTGTCCAAAGAGTCTGCCACTTCATTGCATTGGCGGGGAACCTGTTTAAAATCAGTACATGCAAAGCGTTAAGCCCAACGACATGTTTCCTCCATCAAATTATTATGGAAATAGAGataaacatatacatacactGATACACACTCATACGTATAAAATACGTATGTGACATGAAGGCTTCTACtgcattttaaaattattctTCTACAATTCATAATGTGACgctgataaaacaaaattcttctacaaaacaagaatagaaaaaacgaattgaattgaaaaataaaattgctcatagaaagtaattaaaaactaaatttacaCGAAAtccttgaaaagaaaaactcggAGATCTATCACATGACATGATCTTACTTGCAcgaaactaaaactaaaagccCTTAATCTGCTCCTGAATAACATACACATAGAGACACAATTAGACATATTTGTGTAATGCATATTATGTATGTACGGACGGTTCGCAACGCAAGTCGCCGACATCAGGGGTCGAGAGGTTCAACGGCGAGGCTGGGCTCATTAGAAGGAGAAAAAGCCAAGAAAATGAGGAGAATCATGAGGAGTAGAGGAAGGAGGAGGAGTGTCGCCGGAGGCGGTGGAAGCGGCGGCAGGAACGGTGGcagaatcagaagaagcagagagagaaagagaagaagtgcGACGGATCTTGCCGTGATCAAAGAACTTCCGTTCAAACCCATCGGCTTGGGTGTGACATCAAATCTCAGCCGTTGATCATGAACCCTCATTTTCCATTACTGTAGTTTATcaactctttttgtttttgataaatgtcTTAGATCCTTCTCCCTTTGTCTCTGgcttttgttatatatactGGCAATTGGGAAAGTTGAAATGTCTATCTCTATATTTGTGTATACGTGTATGTATAGCTTGTATATTTTTGACAAcccaacaaaattttaatttttcttagctagaaaaaaaaaaaaaaaaatttttaaggaaaatccaaaaaatatatctttgtaacatttttttctttctcatccaGATTATTTACCAAATTATTTAGTTGAATTGTATTTAGTGGTTTAGGTATTTATGAttatgttgacaaaaaatgtaatatttctttatgttttgattagtggtaatattactttttttttcttttgtcgatGATAGACCCTGTCCAAAGTAACAAAAGGGCCAAgttacaataataaataaataatagaaCCCCACTTGAGAAAACTTAAGACTAATCAAGTAGGGAGTTAGATTTTGCATTAGAAGGATATAAATGCATAGTCAAGAAATGTGCAAAAAGGGTAATTCCAAAGTGCCGGTTTCAGGTCACAGCTGTGATTTATGTCTATATGTCTTGATTCAAGTAATCAACTAATTTCACTCTCCAGccttgtttttagttttttactcTCTTTCGTGTTTGTTGGCTTCAACCATAATTGTTACTATTACTTCTGTCTAAAACGAAATACAAACTAATTTTGCAATTTATCATCAATGATATACCACACTACGTACTAatagcaaaagaaaatttagtttacGTAATATATTTTAACCTTACTTTTTAGAATCGACAATGTAATCCATTATGTTAGTTTCAGTAGCTAATGAGACTCTGTTggtgttggtgttgttgttaGATTCCATTGTAAAAAGTAAACTGTAATAGGAATTTAATCTagtttcttaacaaaaaaataaaaataatctagGTACATGATTATTATTAGTAGTACTGAAACTTCTAGAAGAATAGAGGcttaagaaatgttttttactGCAAGCAAAGAGAAAAGGTAGATGCATGAACATCCCAATGCTTTTTAGATGTTATAGGTAAGTTGACGGGGACCGGAGGCTGATGTACTTTCCTGTTGtacattgttttgttggagTCCCAATGAGGTCCTTTGTCTACATTTCTCCTCCTTGAGAAAATCACAAACttacattaaacaaaataaaattttaaaagacttCTTTTTTAACTAACAGAAAAGAATTGGCTATTAtctatcattttcttcaaccaaaataattgaattatGTAgtaaaatagaagaaattcTCATATTAGATAGCAGGAACAATTGATAAACTAAACCaacagaaaaaaggaaaaaaaaaagggaataaagtcaataaacagTATAGgtaaattatgtttaatttgataattttgaataatattttaactagCAAATTTCACTTCCtgcaaaaacattatttatcaCACTAAAAACACAAAGTTGATAGCCTAATGGTTTATACGAACTCTTTAAAAACGGCAAACGTATTTCAGTAACACAATATTAAATACAAGATgtaatattaatgaaaataaatagagCATTTGCCGAATTTAATGAAATAGTAAAGCAAGTTGGGTGGTGccagcaaaataaaaaatcgagaaattttcattattcgTAGATTTTGAATATGGAGGATGCATTGCACCTAACAGCAGTGGTTTTATATGCTTTCCCGTGGATTTGGCCTTTCTTTggtatttattatttgaccatttggtttatattcaacatttttctattttaagtagtttcattttttatttggtctGCTCCTTCTCAACTTGGTAGGCCTTTACAGCTTCGTTGATGCAGTCGACCCAGAAAAGTTATTCCCTTTGcagtttttggttaaagaattTATGGTAAGACAAACTAGAAAGAAAGACTTAAACATTTCGAagatcttttggttttctttgtatattataaattacATAGCTAGGTAATATAATCGATCATGTTAAAATTTAAGAcactaaaaactaaatttgaaaataagatTAGGTATTTTATTAggatattatttttaatttacaaatatgcttgttttttttttttttggtgcaaaCAAATATGCCTTAGtatttatttgaaacaaaatggGCCAAAATTATTCTTCCAATTAAGGCCCAAAAGCGATCATTCACCTAATTTTAGATCAGGCAGGCTTGATAATTGGGAAGATTATTATGTGTTTTTAAACACTGATTCACCATCCATAAGTTATGTGCTTCTGTTTTGATTTCAGGGTTtttaaatatgtaattttgcCGAATCAAAcggaaaaaaattgaatacgAAAGGTTAAAAAAATGACTtcagatgatttttttgttaaagactTTCAGATAATTAGTGTCCACATATGACATCGGTGTGTAACCACAGATGTGAGATGACAAATCCTCATAAAATATACACAGATATATAAACCTTTACACTGTTGCACACAACCCATGTTCGCGTTGTTCTCCTTCCAAATCGGTACCAAAACGTTTGCCCGTGAAACTTTCATTTCgccaaaataatataatatattaaaattaatatacaaaaaaaaaacctatttCTAAAAAGAACCTCGAATTTTAACGAgagacaaaacagaaaaaatatatatagcatCGTTAATTATTAAATCATGTAAACGAGTGTCCACATTTCTCGTACAAGTACAACAATCTATCACCTAATTCTTCGGAATTCACCTGGCCATTTTTTATCTGAAGATGCATAGAGTAAAAGAGTCGCTCTCCATGAGACCTTGAAGATGAAGCACCCACAAGAACCAAcccatcttcttctacacCACTCAAGACATTCCCAAACGAACATTTTTCAGTCTGTAACGATGAAATTTGGACCATCACTTCAGTCTCACTGAGCCTAGTCGAAGAAACTGTCGACGCATAGCTTGTAACCCCTTCCTCTGACTTACTGTTTTGGTCGGTGTAAACGAGATCTCTTTGACCCGAAATTTGAAACGAGagctcttctttcttcttcatgagCTTTTTAACTTGCTCTTGCAGCTCTGGTATGTACTTCAATGCTTGTGAAACTGTTGCCGAAACACTTAACTTCTTCTGcaagaaaatacataaaaaatagGACAGATCTTTCAGTTTATGTTACTTGGGaccgatttttttttccttctttgcgttagaaaaaacaaaacatatcacTGTTTGTATCAACACCAAAATTGCAAAAGCAATGAATAACAACTTTTAGCATTTGCAAGaaaacatttgatatttttttgtttctgttgaatattaaactaaactttcaaattttttcataattttagaAATAGAAAAGTATATAGAATTAACAGTTACCGTTTGATTGGTGGGAGGAAGACAAGAACGAAGAGATGAGAACATTGTGTTGATCTTCTTGCGACGCTCACGTTCACTCGCGTTGTGATtaagcttcttcatcaccacGGGATTGTCTAGTAATGTTCTGTTATTCTCAGACGACACATTCTCATGAGTCACCGTCAAGTCCGGCAACGGAAAATCAAGAAACGTGTTGGATACGTCGTCGGTTTCATAGAAGCTATGATCTCCGCAAGGCCAGCCGAAATTGGGATATAATGGAGGGACAAGTGCACacattttgagttttagatagttactctgttcttttttgtctctctctagAAGCTGTTTCGGTTGGGATTATGCTGATGTGTTAGTTGGATTATTTATGTGGACactcatttttgtttatatatacactgATACACACACACGGACACAAGAAAAATACTAATGACTCTGTGTTGTATatgtaataaattaaaatacattgGGTCACGAGTGGACATGCGTTGACACGTGGTTGAGCACTTTTCCCCCAAGTAGGAGCATGTTCCAAGGATCACCTGTTGACCTCCGGATACAGGCATTAATATCCTAATGTTCTTATCGTAATTTATAACATAAGTTTACACTATTGTATCGTATAATTACATGAATATGAATGTATGagtattaatcaaaaattctaaatattttataatgtgTCAAAATAGAAATTCGATTTATTAAGCAAATTATTTAGTTAGCAAAAAATAACAGTTAAATAGGAACAACTACTATAAGAAGATACAGAATATGCAATCACATTTTTCTACCACAAATACGTTAAGTAAACTAAGaccaaaaatatgaattatgaCGCAGCTGGAAGAAAAGAGACAGACACTGAGAAGAAGTACACGAGGATACACGGGTTTGGTGGACGTGGACTATTGAGAGGCACGAGCAAATCACGTGGAATATGTTAAGGCTTTTCTCCTGAATCCAACCATTTCTATGTAGTATATACGTAGGCATTAAGtgtttacaaatatttaacaaatgtATATTccttatttaaatttattaattacatCTTATATGGTGTAGTGTCTATcgtttattttgtattatattatagCCTTTCTGATCATATTACACAAGTCAACTCCGGTCATCTCGGTCAGGCCAAAAGCCTTGATTCTATTCTATTATCCATGGACGAGGATAAAAGAGAGACGGagatattttggatttttcctCATTCTATTTACGCCTCTTTAAATCCAAAGATCTAAATGGGCTTCTCTAAAAACAATTGGCCCTAAGAtaattgctttttctttttcttttttttgcaatgAGTTTACATGTTTGTAGCCCATTATATGTAGATAATCTCTAAAATGTGAAGTATTTGACTATTTGTCAACAATTATGAACATAATGTTAAAATACAACCCACAATAATCACAGATACAGTTTGATTAGATTTATCCATTGATATGTTGGCAACTTTTGGTATTGTCCATACGTTGCCTAGGTTCAACTctaaatttccatttttcttgatctcttcttgATCACATATTTAAAGAACTCAATTCTCCTTCTTTTATAAGCAAATGTCGAAAACAGTACAACACTTCGGTTCGGATTAAGAACGATCATGAAGCTTATTATTGATCTTTTATTATACATTGTTTTCTGGTTTTCTACATTAGCCGCAACATATATTACACACATTATGCTACAAAAGAGAAATGGAATATACAAAACTgctcacacaaaaaaagaagaagctaaaactGAAGTCTGAACATGTCTCTGAACCATTTCTCTCATATGCTTTTGCTTCAGACCTTCACTCCTATCCGTTGAGCAACCTgcagaacaaaacaaaagcacaTTCATTTCAAGTAAACCaatgatttttaaattcttGAGAGATTTGAGCAAAACCAGAGAGATTCGTTTACCTGTTTAAATGACGTAACTTCACTTCCCCAGAGCCAAGCGTCACAGCCTGCGTCTCTAGCTCCCCATACATCATTCCTACGGTCATCTCCTACATGAACCGCATCCTCGGGATTCACTTCTAATAACTCACAAGCTTTTAAGAAGATAGTCGGGTTTGGTTTTTCCGCTTCAACCTGTTAAACATTCAACCAAAAACCTTAAGTATTTACACACTCACTCCCAAAACGTTTCggatcatcaacaaaaatatataaacgaaaaGAGGTTATCTTACTTCTGCTGAAACAGCTACAGCATCAAACCAATCTTCACATCTCAATGCACGTAGGAGAGGTCTTAACCGAGTATCGAAGTTGGAGACTATTGCAACTTTTACACCCGCTTCTTTAATAGCCTTAAACACTTTCCCTGCATCTGGATCACATAACTTCCACGCCTGGGAAAGCAAATGGAGAAATCTCAAgagaaagaaccaaaactATTACTGAAGCATATGGAGAAGTAGTAGTAGAGATCAAACCTGTTCTGTAGTAAAATAGCTGTAAAGCTCTTCAAAGTACTGTGAATCCGAGCAGCCTGTTGATGCAGTCACTATATACTGCCAGAAAGGTCTTGCATCGTTTACATATCtacaaacaaagaatcaaaaatcaagACCAGCACAGAAGTAAATGTCTTAAGCAGACCCATTTATGAATCCAACAGAGATTCCACAGCAAATGTATATTCGAAAGAGTCAGTATTAAACCAGATATCTTTGTACGGAGATGCATCACTAGAGTCATAATCATGATCAAGTATTAAAAGTTGTCatacaaacaaatagaaaGCCACAAAAGAACATTTTGCCTAGTGGTGATTTTCTTGgagtagaagaaacaaaaagagaaagaagatgattctAAATACCTAAGATGAGATCCACCCCATGGTTTCTGATAAGCTCTTCTGTATCTAGTAAGTATCTCAGCCTCCGAGTACTCCACTCCGTACTTCTCTCCAATATTCTTATATATCTACAAAATCAGAATCCATAACACATCTTAGAATCTACACAATAAAAATCTCTATCTACTCTTCTAAGAACAAACAGAGATCATAAAAAGCCTAAGACATTCTTAACATAACAATAAGCATCAAATTTTTACTCAGAATCAAACATGAATCCTCAAAATGCTCATAGCTTtctaaaaaatttcaatcacAGAGCAAGAAACATGTGAAGCATTTGTTCAACTGTTGAATCACACAAAGTAACAGAGAAATTTGAGAGACCTGAGCAGTAGGTTGAGCGGGAACAAGGAGAGTACCAACAGCATCAACAAGCAAAGCCTTATGAGTGATCTCACCATAGAGAGATCTCCTATAATCTTCATACTCTTTCAACACACTTCCCAATCCGTAAATCCCACTAGATTCATCATCCGCTACAACAGCGGAAGATGACGAAGCAGAGGAGATCCAACGGCTGAGCAATGCTCCGGTTCTCGCGATCCGATCCGTTCCATGAGTAATCCCACCGGAGAAGAGAAGTGTCGTCGTCGCCTTCCTGATTCTCAACGCCATTAGCTGCTTCTGTatgattgatttgattgttcCGTTATCTTCGGCTTCGTCTTCGTCTGGGGATTataaaaggagaagaagcgtGTGCGGAGAATCTTTAACGCATAAAGAGAGATGTGTTGTTACGGTTATACCCTTTCATATTATTATCCGTCTACAGTTTTTCTACCCTATCCGCTAATCAGAAGAACTGATGATGTGgcatttttaaaaacttgttATTACACTCTTAATCTTTAatcatgagttttttttttttgttaaagaaaccATATGAGTCTTATAATCCTGAGATATGAAGAAAGGGttgtgttttgaattttggtttttaaagtt
It encodes the following:
- a CDS encoding Haloacid dehalogenase-like hydrolase (HAD) superfamily protein (Haloacid dehalogenase-like hydrolase (HAD) superfamily protein; FUNCTIONS IN: hydrolase activity, catalytic activity, phosphoglycolate phosphatase activity; INVOLVED IN: metabolic process; LOCATED IN: mitochondrion; EXPRESSED IN: 24 plant structures; EXPRESSED DURING: 15 growth stages; CONTAINS InterPro DOMAIN/s: Haloacid dehalogenase-like hydrolase (InterPro:IPR005834), Haloacid dehydrogenase/epoxide hydrolase (InterPro:IPR005833), HAD-superfamily hydrolase, subfamily IA, REG-2-like (InterPro:IPR011949), HAD-superfamily hydrolase, subfamily IA, variant 1 (InterPro:IPR006439); BEST Arabidopsis thaliana protein match is: Haloacid dehalogenase-like hydrolase (HAD) superfamily protein (TAIR:AT1G14310.1); Has 5345 Blast hits to 5345 proteins in 1611 species: Archae - 258; Bacteria - 4323; Metazoa - 249; Fungi - 67; Plants - 142; Viruses - 0; Other Eukaryotes - 306 (source: NCBI BLink).) — its product is MALRIRKATTTLLFSGGITHGTDRIARTGALLSRWISSASSSSAVVADDESSGIYGLGSVLKEYEDYRRSLYGEITHKALLVDAVGTLLVPAQPTAQIYKNIGEKYGVEYSEAEILTRYRRAYQKPWGGSHLRYVNDARPFWQYIVTASTGCSDSQYFEELYSYFTTEQAWKLCDPDAGKVFKAIKEAGVKVAIVSNFDTRLRPLLRALRCEDWFDAVAVSAEVEAEKPNPTIFLKACELLEVNPEDAVHVGDDRRNDVWGARDAGCDAWLWGSEVTSFKQVAQRIGVKV